The Hevea brasiliensis isolate MT/VB/25A 57/8 chromosome 1, ASM3005281v1, whole genome shotgun sequence DNA segment TTAATGCTTctttgtaacgatcgggaaccaaccactagaggaattgtccgctttggccataagccgcacggttttgtcccataggtggaatggagaacttcccaggaggtcacccatcctaggatttctctcaagcgagcacgcttaaccctggagttcttccaaagaaaggtcccttaggcaaatcccacatcggcaaagcacggagatggtcttaggttcaaaaagtaatgatttataaaatgggggaactaatcattagaggcgccttttggtggaatggcctagagagttggaagaactccagggttaagcgtgctcgcttgagagaaatcctaggatgggtgacctcctgggaagttcttcattccacttatgggataaaaccgtgatgcttatagccaaagcggacaattcctctaatggttagagcccgatcgttataattggtatcagagccgctcgcgtgtcctcttgggcgatggtggggcaaacctcagcaaggacgttgagtcccaaaaggaggggagaaaggtcccttaggcaaatcccacatcggcaaagcacggagatggtcttgggttcaaaaagtaatgatttataaaatgggggaactaatcattagaggcgccttttggtggaatggcctggagagttggaaaaactccagggttaagcgtgctcgcttgagagaaatcctaggatgggtaacctcctgggaagttcttcattccacttatgggacaaaaccgtgagattTATagtcaaagcggacaattcctctagtagttCCCGATCGTTATATTCTTATGCTAACATAAATATAAGCTCTTTCATAAATCATGAACTATAGCTTTTACCAAAGTGGGAAAGTAAAACTCTAGATgagatttaaattaattatttttttaaatctatTTGTATAATTACACAATAGAAATGGTAAACCAACAAAGCAGATGGCCTTTATAATCTATTCTTTAATTAACCTGAGTTTACTAACAAAAATGGCAAATATATAACCGTGTTCAACATGGTTTATTTAAAGCTGTACAGATTGCAGTTTAATCCTAGACCTCATGTGTAACATCTTAATAGATAATCAAAACCCTAAAAATAGCTACTCATTTCACCCTAAAGAAGAAAACATGTCTTAATCATTCAACATCCACAGCACTTTTTCCTTGTATTATAAAAACCAAGATTTTGTGCATGCAATGATGAACCCTTTCTTTCTCATAAATCTAGCAAGAAAAAGACAGCAAAAACATGGATTCCACCAAATCACTCCCTTTTTTGCTtctttttcaaattttctttctcACTTCTTCAACCCTTTTGTCACTCTCGCTTGAAGCTTCTGAGTTTCACCACATACCATACGAACAACTTGAAGGTATCTTTCTCTAAATGTGCTCTCTATTTATTTGCTTTTACAATATATTGCTCTCTATTTATTTGTTTTTACAATATATTTTGGTCATCAAGAAATCCTTTTTTATTGCAAAGAATTAATCTTTGTGGTTTGGTTTTTGAAAATGGATTCGAAATTTTGCAGGGATGAAGAATAATGAGCAGTATCATCATATTTTGATACCAGGGAAGGGAAGGTCGTTTATTGAGGGAAAAAATGAGAGTGCTAATAACAACTCAACTTTGATATTAGCTGCAGAAAAGACACATAGAAGAGACCCTCttcaaaatttcaattattatACGGGCGGATGGGATTACAGAAATTCTCATTACTGGGCTGTAAATTTCCTTTCTGCAATTCTTGTatctttattttaatttccagaaTTAGATCTTTACCATGCAATTTAATTTGCTTTGGTTTTTCATCATTTCTATTTCAAGATTGTGACTTTTCTTTATCTTTTATTAGCCTATTTGTCAATGCTAATGAAAGTTGAAAACATTTTTACTGACTCTCTTTTTAGCgtatcaactttttttttttgcgtGCTTTTTTAATATATACGTAAATTAGACAATAAGAAAACTGCTTATTATCTAATGCGTGTGATGACAGAAAAATAGTGCAGTTTTAGGCAATAGAGATGAGTATGATCAAGCTTGTCAAAATTAGGCTCGAGATTCCAAGTTGGttgattttcttttaatttatattattattgctTATCTAAATTGTTCATATCACATGATTTTATATGAGTTTTTTTCCCTCTCATTTTGATATTATTTTGGTTCCTAAATTGCAAGTTACTTGAAATTGTCATTTTCTTATTAACAGATATATGTTCTGAATGCAGTCTGTTTCTTTCTCTGCTGCTCCTTTATTCATCACTGCTGTGGTCTGGTTTCTGCTATTAGGCCTTTTCCTTTGTCTTGCTTGCctatgctgctgctgctgctgctgcaggAAAAGAAAGAGCTACGGCTATTCTCCTATTGCTTATGCACTTTCACTTATCTTCCTCACACTTTCCACCACTGCAGTGACGTAGGTGTCAACCTTCCTAGCTCTATTTCTATGTTTATTAGACTATAGGCTTCATcggttaattaatatttaaaaaaaagaaacaaaaaagagCTGCAATATGAAGCTTTATTAACTATGTCTTTGCAAGTTTCTAAGTTGATTCGGCTTTTGATTCCAGCGCTGGATGTATTGTTCTACACATAAACCAGGAAAACTTCAGCAATAGCATATCACATATGCTGGAATTCATTCTGCAGAAAGCCTTAtccatatttgaaaattttatgaacaTAATGAAAGCACTTGCTTCAGTTTCCAAGGTTTCAGTAGATCATCTTCCTCTTCCTCCTGATCTCAAGAATGAAATTGATGTTGTGGATGAAATGATTAATGCTACAGCTAATGTTCCTCAACTCCAATCAGTAGCAAACGCAAAAAACATTCAACAAGTTTTAAACCCTGCGTTagtaaatcatttcattttctttcaatATGTTGTACTTTTGTTTTCGAGAAATCAGTTGCGCACTGATCTAAGAAATCTCTTGTTCTTCCCTGAAGGAGGCTGGCCCTCAACATAGTTGCTGCTGTGATGCTATTCTTGGCATTTCTTGGTTTCTGTAagctttttaattaatttgttccTTGAAAAATTCATGCTGAATATTTCCATTTCCAGTCACCTAAGAATATTAATGATTGTGCCTCACTATGTTGTTGTAATGATTGATTCCAGTATTTTCATTTCTCGGCATACAATGCTGCATTTATGTGTGAGTATTGTGTGGTGTTTCTTTCATTGCTTGTTTTGTCTTtcctatatatataaattcttctTTGGTATCTTTTATCAAATATTTGCAGATTGGTTATACTGGGATGGATTCTTGTCACATTAGCATTCATTCTATGTGGGATATTTCTCATTTTTCACAAGTAAGCTCCATTGAATTACATGAATTTAGATTTTCACAAGTAAGCAATGCACTTCATTTGATTCTAAAGAAAATCTTGTTTAACATCTTTGAAATCTTTCAAAATGATAATAATCTCTCATTCTGATAAATCCTGTCcctgaaaaagaaatgaaaaattgtcaTCTAAACAAACCCATTCTGTCAAACTTCAGTGTGGTGGCGGACACTTGTGTTGCAGTGGATGACTGGCTCCAAAACCCCACAGCTAATGCATCACTGAGCCTTCAGTTTCTGCCATGTATGGACAATAAAACTGCACAAGAAACCTTGAAAGCAACCAAAGAAACATCCTCTTATTTGATTAACGTTGTTAACAAGTACATAATTGAGGTTGCCAACAGGGACTTACCACCTACAGCTGGAGTTCTTTATCTCAATCAAAAAGGTCCACCGGTGCCTCTCCTTTGCAATCCTTTCAATTCTGATTTGACAGAAAGGGATTGTACTCATGCAGAAGTGAACTTTAGCAATGTGGCTCAGGTAAGTAAACTTATCCCTTCTCTAAATTTTGTTCTCCTTCAAGTTTTTGGTAATTAAATGGCCTCTGTTTCACATAGGAATGGAGAAAATATGAGTGTGAAGTTTCGGCAGAAGGTATTTGCAATACCACAGGCCGCTTGACCCCCACTGCATATGACCAGATGACAGCTTCTGTGAATGTTAGCTACTCATTGTATAGCTCTGGGCAATTCCTTGTTGAGCTCGGAGACTGCAGTTTTGTTCTGAAAACTTTCAGTGCGATCAGTGAGAATTACTGCCCAGGCCTTAGGCGGTATAGTTACAGGACCTATGTTGGGTTGGTAATGGTTGCAGCTTCTGTTATGTGTTCTTCCATCTTATGGATGGTTTATGCAAGAAAGAGACGACACAGGAAATATACCAAGAAGATTATAGCTAGAAATGATCAAAATCATTTCGCAGGAGGAATAGCCTGATTTTGAGTCTGCAGTTAATGTCTTTCCCCCTGGTATTGTAATACATGTAATCCAGGCACATCGGATCTTGGTGCGAAGCATTAAGGCTGAAACTACATGTTTACAATATTATGCGAGAAAACTGTTTGATGAAATGCGTGTCAGAAACATGTGGTCGTCTATAGGAGGGTGATGACTGGTGATTATGCGCAGAGCCAGGAAGTTCAAGACGGATTACAAATGTTTCAAATAGATGGTATCACTTCCCCGAATTGAACAAGAGGGCGCCATGAAGACTAATGTTCTTAAAGCGCTAAGTACATAGGAGATGGGTTGGCCATTTGTAGAGATTAGATTGTGTTTTGCTTGTCAAGAACAATGTGTATATTCAATGAAAGAGATGTATATGCGCACAATCTCTTGTGGAATTCTATTCCaggttgaaaattaaatttatttattttttatcaattctaaaattcacttcttttaatgtaaaaaattaatttaaaaaaaatataaaaaaatgagaTGGAATTGAATTCAAATCAAATTGTAATTGCATTATAaaactaataatttttttaattagtagtttaatatattttatgaataattattaaataaatctaattatattttaatatataatattttggaaaatattttaaaacttttaatataataattttatattttaactaataatattttgtaataaaagaaatatttagaataaaattcttattgataaatttatttatattaataaaaaaataaattctaatatattaaatttatagcaTAATGGAGAAAATTTTATACTTTtatgatataaaaaattataaaataaaaaattaacaaataaagtTAACatagtaataaaataatttatatatttattcaattaattattcTAAGTCACAAGTcgataaaattgataaaattcaTTTCTTCACAATTATCACAGGTcaatagttattttatttttgttaatataatttatataattatttaataaatgttatatatatcaaatttctaatatatataaaaaaaaatacaaaggcaTTGTGTAGTTGACAATagcttttaaatattatttattaaataattatcctATTTATAGTATATGATCATATTGAGTAAATATTCCCATGAAATAAGCAAAATTTTAGTAGATAATTATTAGGTTAACATTCAAATCTATAACATAAAACATAGCATAAAATTAAtggtaaaaatattttttagatgaataataaaaatattttcatataatatataaatttatttatttttaaataaataatttaaaatactcATATGGAGctcctgataaaaaaaaaaaaaaaagattagtcAAGAATTGAATCTGTTGCTAATTCATTAAAATGTATTGCTAATTCATTAAAATCTATTGCTAATCCAATTCATTTGGTTACAATAAAACTTATTACAAATAGCAAATGATAATCAAAtcgattattaaattaattaaattaaaaaaaaacttttggtAAGAAAATATTGGTTGCTAGTAGCACCCAAAACATAATCGGTTGTAAAAAATTTAATGTctctaattttataattttgtaattattttataaattattgttatttataACTAATTTAGCAATAAAAAAgtc contains these protein-coding regions:
- the LOC110666004 gene encoding uncharacterized protein LOC110666004 isoform X1; this translates as MDSTKSLPFLLLFQIFFLTSSTLLSLSLEASEFHHIPYEQLEGMKNNEQYHHILIPGKGRSFIEGKNESANNNSTLILAAEKTHRRDPLQNFNYYTGGWDYRNSHYWASVSFSAAPLFITAVVWFLLLGLFLCLACLCCCCCCCRKRKSYGYSPIAYALSLIFLTLSTTAVTAGCIVLHINQENFSNSISHMLEFILQKALSIFENFMNIMKALASVSKVSVDHLPLPPDLKNEIDVVDEMINATANVPQLQSVANAKNIQQVLNPARLALNIVAAVMLFLAFLGFLFSFLGIQCCIYVLVILGWILVTLAFILCGIFLIFHNVVADTCVAVDDWLQNPTANASLSLQFLPCMDNKTAQETLKATKETSSYLINVVNKYIIEVANRDLPPTAGVLYLNQKGPPVPLLCNPFNSDLTERDCTHAEVNFSNVAQEWRKYECEVSAEGICNTTGRLTPTAYDQMTASVNVSYSLYSSGQFLVELGDCSFVLKTFSAISENYCPGLRRYSYRTYVGLVMVAASVMCSSILWMVYARKRRHRKYTKKIIARNDQNHFAGGIA
- the LOC110666004 gene encoding uncharacterized protein LOC110666004 isoform X2, translated to MGLQKFSLLGCLFLCLACLCCCCCCCRKRKSYGYSPIAYALSLIFLTLSTTAVTAGCIVLHINQENFSNSISHMLEFILQKALSIFENFMNIMKALASVSKVSVDHLPLPPDLKNEIDVVDEMINATANVPQLQSVANAKNIQQVLNPARLALNIVAAVMLFLAFLGFLFSFLGIQCCIYVLVILGWILVTLAFILCGIFLIFHNVVADTCVAVDDWLQNPTANASLSLQFLPCMDNKTAQETLKATKETSSYLINVVNKYIIEVANRDLPPTAGVLYLNQKGPPVPLLCNPFNSDLTERDCTHAEVNFSNVAQEWRKYECEVSAEGICNTTGRLTPTAYDQMTASVNVSYSLYSSGQFLVELGDCSFVLKTFSAISENYCPGLRRYSYRTYVGLVMVAASVMCSSILWMVYARKRRHRKYTKKIIARNDQNHFAGGIA